The following are encoded in a window of Callithrix jacchus isolate 240 chromosome 9, calJac240_pri, whole genome shotgun sequence genomic DNA:
- the LOC100397534 gene encoding small ribosomal subunit protein eS4, X isoform isoform X2, translating into MARGPKKHLKRVAAPKHWMLDKLTGVFAPRPSTGPHKLRECLPLIIFLRNRLKYALIGDEVKKICMQRYIKIDGKVRTDITYPAGFMDVISIDKTGENFRLIYDTKGRFAVHRITPEEAKYKLCKVRKIFVGTKGIPHLVTHDARTIRYPDPLIKVNDTIQIDLETGKITDFIKFDTGNLCMVTGGANLGRIGVITNRERHPGSFDVVHVKDANGNSFATRLSNIFVIGKGNKPWISLPRGKGIRLTIAEERDKRLAAKQSSG; encoded by the coding sequence ATGGCTCGTGGTCCCAAGAAGCATCTGAAGCGGGTGGCAGCTCCAAAGCACTGGATGCTGGATAAATTGACCGGTGTGTTTGCTCCTCGTCCATCCACCGGTCCTCACAAGTTGAGAGAGTGTCTCCCCCTCATCATTTTCCTAAGGAACAGACTTAAGTATGCCTTGATAGGAGATGAAGTAAAGAAGATTTGCATGCAGCGGTACATTAAGATTGATGGCAAAGTCCGAACTGATATAACCTACCCTGCTGGTTTCATGGATGTCATCAGCATTGACAAGACGGGAGAGAATTTCCGTCTGATCTATGACACCAAGGGTCGCTTTGCTGTACATCGTATTACACCTGAGGAGGCCAAGTACAAATTGTGCAAAGTACGAAAAATCTTTGTGGGCACAAAAGGAATCCCTCATCTGGTGACTCATGATGCTCGCACCATCCGCTACCCTGATCCCCTCATCAAGGTGAATGATACCATTCAGATTGATTTGGAGACTGGCAAGATTACTGATTTCATCAAGTTTGACACTGGTAACCTGTGTATGGTGACTGGGGGTGCTAACCTGGGAAGAATTGGTGTGATTACCAACAGAGAGAGGCACCCTGGATCTTTCGATGTGGTTCATGTGAAAGATGCCAATGGCAACAGCTTTGCCACTCGACTTtccaatatttttgttattggcaAGGGCAACAAACCATGGATTTCTCTTCCCCGAGGAAAGGGTATCCGTCTCACCATTGctgaagagagagacaaaagactGGCTGCCAAACAGAGCAGTGGGTGA
- the LOC100397534 gene encoding small ribosomal subunit protein eS4, X isoform isoform X1 encodes MMVGIPEAGRAQDAMARGPKKHLKRVAAPKHWMLDKLTGVFAPRPSTGPHKLRECLPLIIFLRNRLKYALIGDEVKKICMQRYIKIDGKVRTDITYPAGFMDVISIDKTGENFRLIYDTKGRFAVHRITPEEAKYKLCKVRKIFVGTKGIPHLVTHDARTIRYPDPLIKVNDTIQIDLETGKITDFIKFDTGNLCMVTGGANLGRIGVITNRERHPGSFDVVHVKDANGNSFATRLSNIFVIGKGNKPWISLPRGKGIRLTIAEERDKRLAAKQSSG; translated from the coding sequence CCATGGCTCGTGGTCCCAAGAAGCATCTGAAGCGGGTGGCAGCTCCAAAGCACTGGATGCTGGATAAATTGACCGGTGTGTTTGCTCCTCGTCCATCCACCGGTCCTCACAAGTTGAGAGAGTGTCTCCCCCTCATCATTTTCCTAAGGAACAGACTTAAGTATGCCTTGATAGGAGATGAAGTAAAGAAGATTTGCATGCAGCGGTACATTAAGATTGATGGCAAAGTCCGAACTGATATAACCTACCCTGCTGGTTTCATGGATGTCATCAGCATTGACAAGACGGGAGAGAATTTCCGTCTGATCTATGACACCAAGGGTCGCTTTGCTGTACATCGTATTACACCTGAGGAGGCCAAGTACAAATTGTGCAAAGTACGAAAAATCTTTGTGGGCACAAAAGGAATCCCTCATCTGGTGACTCATGATGCTCGCACCATCCGCTACCCTGATCCCCTCATCAAGGTGAATGATACCATTCAGATTGATTTGGAGACTGGCAAGATTACTGATTTCATCAAGTTTGACACTGGTAACCTGTGTATGGTGACTGGGGGTGCTAACCTGGGAAGAATTGGTGTGATTACCAACAGAGAGAGGCACCCTGGATCTTTCGATGTGGTTCATGTGAAAGATGCCAATGGCAACAGCTTTGCCACTCGACTTtccaatatttttgttattggcaAGGGCAACAAACCATGGATTTCTCTTCCCCGAGGAAAGGGTATCCGTCTCACCATTGctgaagagagagacaaaagactGGCTGCCAAACAGAGCAGTGGGTGA